GGCCCGAGTCTTCGTTGTGGTGGTAGTAGTCCAGGGCGCCTCCTACCCGGGTCAGTTCCCAGGGCGCCATCCAGGCGTCGCCGACGAACACCACCGACCAATGCTCGTCGAGTTCTCTGAGACGGTCGGCGGTGCGTTCACCGCGCCCATGCGCCATGTCCGTGTAGAGCTTCTCGTAAACGCAGTTGTGGAAGAACCGCACTTCGAAACGCTTGAAGTGCTGCGCCGAATGGGCGGCACTGAACAGGCGCTCGCACAGCTCCGTGTGGGGATCCATCGAGCCGCCGACATCCATCAACAAGAGGAGCTGCACCCGGTTGCGGCGCGGCGGCGCGAACACCAGATCGATCTCGCCGCCGTTCCTGGCGCTAGCGTCGACGGTGCCGTCGAGATCGAGTTCGTCCGGTCCCGGCTCCTGCCCCAACCGGCGCAGGCGCCGCAGCGCCAAACCGATTTGCCGGGTGTCCAGAAGGCGGTCACCGCGCAGATTGCGGAAGCGCCGTTCGCCAGCCACCTGCACCGCCGAGCGGCCACCGCCAGGGCCGCCGACCCGCACCCCGGCGGGGTTGCGGCCGCCGTGGCCGAAGAGCGACACGCCACCGGTTCCGATCCAACGGCTACCACCGTCGTGACGCTCCGTCTGCTCGGCGCGGCGCTCTTCGAACAAGCGGCGCAGGTCCTCCAGATCCATGCCCGCCGGCAGAGCCGCATCGAGGTTCGGCAACTCGGCGTTCTCTAGCCACCGGAGCAACTCGTCGTCGATCTCGAAGGTGTTCTCGACGCCCCGAAAGAACGAGGCGAAGGCCCGATCCCACAGATCGAAGTCCGTTTCGCGCTTCACCAACAGCGCGCGGGCCAGGCTGTAGAAGGTGTTGAGATTGGCCCGGCCGTGGCCTTCGACCAGCGCTCGCATCAGCGCCAGCCACTCGGTCAAGCTCACTTTGAGCCCGCAGGCGCGCAGGAAGTAGAAGAAGTCGGTGAACACAGCTCTACGACCCAGAAACCACGAGAAACCTGCACTCAAACAGACCACGCCCAAACTGCGACCGAGCCCGAAGAGCGAGGCGGCGGCTGAGCCGCCGAGGATGGGGTGAGCCCGAACCAACTGTTCGGGCGAGGGGGCGCCCCGCCCCCTGGACAAATGAATCCGGCAGGGCTGCTGAAAACATTGGCGAAGCCACTTTCAGCGTTCTGCTAGTGGTCGGCCCGCCGGCCGGCCCGCAG
The sequence above is a segment of the Acidobacteriota bacterium genome. Coding sequences within it:
- a CDS encoding VWA domain-containing protein; the encoded protein is MFTDFFYFLRACGLKVSLTEWLALMRALVEGHGRANLNTFYSLARALLVKRETDFDLWDRAFASFFRGVENTFEIDDELLRWLENAELPNLDAALPAGMDLEDLRRLFEERRAEQTERHDGGSRWIGTGGVSLFGHGGRNPAGVRVGGPGGGRSAVQVAGERRFRNLRGDRLLDTRQIGLALRRLRRLGQEPGPDELDLDGTVDASARNGGEIDLVFAPPRRNRVQLLLLMDVGGSMDPHTELCERLFSAAHSAQHFKRFEVRFFHNCVYEKLYTDMAHGRGERTADRLRELDEHWSVVFVGDAWMAPWELTRVGGALDYYHHNEDSGLTWLQRIRRRCPDSVWLNPEPPQVWKAPTIHWIRQVFPMFELTLEGLGEAVDVLRRLRPNRPLAA